The genomic interval ACTGCAAAAGCCATTAAACCTACATTAACTTTAAGCATAATAACTGCAATTATCATTATTATTAGCCCAAGTAAAGATAATATTTGCTTCTTATTAAATTTAATTTCATTATTTACACTTACTTCAAGATTTTTTTCTATTTTCCAACCTTTATAATATATAAAAGTAAAAACTGAAATAAGAAAACCTGTCAAGATATGAGATAAAAATATAGGTAATATTTTACTATCTAAGCCCTGACTATTCATCAATTCAATAACAACTGCTGCTTCTGGTGTAAGAGGACTCATTCTTGCCCCCATTACTCCACATTGTGCAATTATTGCTAACATAACAGGATTATATCCAGCTGTCACAGCAATGGGTACTGCAATTATCGGCATAATAGCAAGAGTTGGTATTGCTCCTGGTCCAACTGCACACAATAAAGCTCCTAAAAAAAACATTATTATAGGTAATAATATTTTATTTTTTCCTGTAAGGGAAACAATTTTTGCAGATAAATTTTCTAAGGTACCGTTTGCACTTAAAAGTCCAAACAAATATGAAACTCCTGTCATAGTCAAAAATAATGAAGAACTAAAACCTTTTATTATGTCCTTATCTTTTATTCCAAAGAATTTTCCTAAAAAAAATGCCATTGCTATTGCAATAATTCCAACATTAGTTTTTTTAAAAAAACCTAAAACAATAGCAATAATTAAAGTAATTAAAGAAATATAACTCAACATTTCCATAATATCACCTACCTAAAAATTATACATACAGGACTTTTAGAATTTATAATTTTTCCAGTATGTTTTAAAAACCCATTGTCATCTAATTCAAATTCAACTATTGTGTCAGACTCTTCATTTGCACAAAATAATTTATTTGTATCTTTTTTAAAAGTCATAAATCTAGGAGTTTTTCCAAGGACATCTGTATAGTTTATCACTTTTAAAAATCCTGTCTCTTTATCTATTTTATAGGTTGTTATTATATCTGAAAATCTATTTGAAACAAGTACATATTCAGAATTTTTATCTATAAGTATAGCTGCTACATCTGAATTAGCAGTAAAAGTTTCAGGTAGTGTTGGGAGTGTTTGCCTAGCTTTTAACTTCCCATTAACTGAATCAAATTCTAAAAATGTAACATCATTTCCCTTTTCATTACTCATATATACATATCTATTATTTTTATGTATAGCAACATGTCTTGGCTCTGAATAAAGTCTTCCATCAAAATAGTCAGATAAAATAAATTTTCCATTTTCATATTTAATTAAATTTAATCTTTCATAACCTTTTGCTCTTGCTTGTGTTGGTACAAATAAAAAATCTTTATTATTATCAAATATGCATTGATGTGCAAAAGAGTTTAAATCTTCATTTTTCCCTTCAAATTTAAAGGTATCAAAAATTTTTCCCAAACTTCCATCAGAATTTCTTTTAATTGAAAATAAACTTCCACCCTGTAATGTAGCAACAACAAGAAATTCATTGTTTTTATCAACAGTTATGAAAACAGGATTTTTTGAATTTATATCTATTGAGTTTAAAAAAATAAGTTTTCCATCCTCTTCTATTTTATAACTACTCACAAAAGTTAAATCTCCATGTACAGAATATAAATATTTTTTCTCATTATCAAAACAAAGATAAGATGGATTTTCAATGGTTTTTAAAGTCTGTATTTTATTCCAATTATCATTTTCATCTATTTTATAAACTTCTATTCCTTCTCCTCTTGCATTTCTTTCTTTGGTAGTTCTGCACCCTGTATATACAAACATTTTATGCCTCCTTAAAAGTCTTTTTGATAAATGGTAATAAACCTCCAGCCATAATGATTCCTTTTTCTTCTTCACTAAGCTCAATCAAAGCTTCAAATGTAAAATTTTTAGTATCATCTTTTATCGTTATTATTCCTTTCTCCAATGCTTCATCCATATTATTCCAAGAAAGTTCATCAGAAATTTCAATTTTGTCATAATCTTCTGAATTTTTAAAAATCATTGGAACCACCCCATGATTTATTAAATTTTTCTTATGTATTCTAGCTATACTTTTTACAATTACTGCTTTAACTCCCAAATACATTGGTGCTATTGCAGCATGTTCTCTACTTGAACCTTGTCCATAATTTTCTCCACCAATAATTACAGATTTTCCATATTCTTTGGCTCTTGCTACAAAATCAGGATAAATTCTTGAAAAAGCATATTTAGAAATTTCTGGTATATTTGATCTCATAGCTGAAAAATTAGCATCATTTGGAGTTATATCATCTGTTGAGATATTATCCTTAGTCTTTAAACTTACTTTTACATTTAATTTATTAGGAATTTTTGTATTTAAAGGTAGAGGTTTTATATTATCTCCTCTAATTATTTGAATTTTTTTAGCTTCTTCTAAATCTAATGGTTTAATTATTTCACTGTCATCAACTATATATTTTACTGGTTCTAAAATATTATTTAATTTTTCTATATCTGTCATAATATCACTAGGCACTGTCAATCTTCCAGTTATTGCTGTTGCTGCTGCAACTTCTGGTGAAACTAAATATATTTCTGCATCCACTGTTCCTGAACGTCCTTTAAAATTTCTATTTGATGTTCTGACTGTTATACCCTTACTAACTGGTGCTCCTCCAATTCCATCACAAGCTCCACAAGCGATTTCTGTTATTCTTGCTCCACTTTTGACAAGTTCTGCTATTGTTCCTTCTTCTAATAATTGTAAAAATATTGCTCTTGTGCTAACTCCTATTGTCAATTCAACATCTTCTGAAACTTTTTTTCCTTTTAAAATTTCAGCTGCTTTTTTTATATCTCCATAAGAAGCATTTGTACAACTTCCTATGAATACTGATGAAACTTTTAAATCTTTGAATTTTTTATCATTTGCATCTGCTATATTATCAGGTTGTGAAGGACAAGCGACCAAAGGAATAATTTTTGACATATCTATTGTAATTTCATCATCATAAGTTGCTCCTTCATCTGCAACAAATTCAGAAAAATCTTCCAATCTATTTTGAGCTTTAAAAAATTCTTTTGTGATTTCATCAGTTGGAAAAATAGAAGTTGTTGCTCCCATTTCTGCTCCCATATTACTTATAGTCATTCTTTGAGGTATTTCTAAATATTTTAAACCTTCTCCTGTATATTCAAATACTTTTCCTACTCCACCTTTTACACTATATTTTTTAAGAAGTTCCAAAGCTATATCCTTTGCATTTACCCCACCATTTAATTTTCCTATAAGATTTACTTTTACTATTTTAGGCATATTCAATTTTATTCTTAAACCTGCCATAGCTCTTGCAACTTCAACTCCTCCTCCTCCAAAAGCAAACATTCCAACAGCTCCTGAACTTGCAGTATGAGAATCTGCTCCTAAAAGCGTTTTACCTGGTATAGCAAATCTAGCTATGTGTACAGAGTGGCAAATTCCATTTCCTGGTGTAGAATAATAAATTCCATATTTTTGTGCAATAGTTTTTAAAAATAAATGGTCATCACTTGTTCTATGGTCAGTACATAAGACATTGTGATCAATGTATGAAATACTTTTTTCTGTCCTAACTCTATCAAGCTCTAAGGCTTCAAAAGCATTATATGCCATAACTGCTGTTATATCATGTGTTAAAGTTTGGTCTATCTTTATGTCAATTTCTTCAACTGTTCCATTTTTTTCTAAAAATATTTTCTTTTGTTCATCATCTAAATGATCATATATTATTTTTTGTGTTAAATTCATTTTCATATCGTTTCCTCCAATATCATTTTTTAATAACTCTAGTTTTCAGATATTCTAAAAAGTCATCAAATATATTTGATTTATCTTGCGTCTTAGAATATATAAAATATGTTTCTCTTGTTAGTTGTGCTCCTTTTTCATCAAGCATTGGTGTCATACATAAACCGTAATCATTGATAAAATTTTCTGATAAAAAGCAACATACATAGCCTAAGTTTCTATTTACTAATTGCCAAGCTACATCAACATAGCCTGAAAATATTTGATTTGTTGGTTCAGAATTGAAATTTTGATACCACCAATTATTTAAAATATCTTTTGTTTTATTATTTGTGCTATAACTTATCATAGGCATATTTTTTAAATCTTCTAATTTTATTTTATTTTTTGAAAGAATATAGGCTTTTTCTTCATCAACTAAAATACTTTCAATATTTCCATCATATTTTCCATGTATGAAAGCTCCATCAAGATTATGTATATCTCTAAATAAATCTTCACTTTGTTTTGTTACTATATTAAAATTAACATTATTTTCTTTTGAATAGTTATATAAAATATCTGGTAAAAAATATTTACTATATGTATAACTTGAACCTAAGGTTAATATTCCTCTAGTTTCATACTTAAAACTTTTCATTTTATTTTTTGTTTCTTCCATAAATTTTAGATACTCCTTAGCTCTTTTTGCAAGATATTCTCCTTCTACTGTAAATTTAACTCCTTTTGAACTCCTAAGTAGTATTCTTGTATCAAATTCTTCTTCAATATTTTGAATTATTTTTGTTAAAGATGGTTGTGAGTAATAAAGTTTCTCTGAAACCTTTGTAAGATTTGGTTCTTTATACAATTCATTTAATATAATCCAATCTGTGTCTTTCATTTAATTTCTCCTCTTTTTACATCTTCTACAAATTTTTTAGTAGCTTCTATTGATTTTTCCAATAAATTGTCATAAGCCTTAGCAAATTTTCTTCTTTTTTCTGTAAAACCTAAAAG from Fusobacterium pseudoperiodonticum carries:
- a CDS encoding SLC13 family permease: MEMLSYISLITLIIAIVLGFFKKTNVGIIAIAMAFFLGKFFGIKDKDIIKGFSSSLFLTMTGVSYLFGLLSANGTLENLSAKIVSLTGKNKILLPIIMFFLGALLCAVGPGAIPTLAIMPIIAVPIAVTAGYNPVMLAIIAQCGVMGARMSPLTPEAAVVIELMNSQGLDSKILPIFLSHILTGFLISVFTFIYYKGWKIEKNLEVSVNNEIKFNKKQILSLLGLIIMIIAVIMLKVNVGLMAFAVGTILVLLGAGDEKKAISKIPWNVILLVLGVGVLMNIVSLSGGITLMAEGMTKIMTPRTAPSIMAVSASVMSFFSSGLGVVFPTLIPTASIIADNLSIAHYAKELVAMVTVGGTFTGISPISTTGALIMSAVISDEQVKDKFPQNKLFLELVFWAFFTILLVVILAYLGVYKLFF
- a CDS encoding lactonase family protein translates to MFVYTGCRTTKERNARGEGIEVYKIDENDNWNKIQTLKTIENPSYLCFDNEKKYLYSVHGDLTFVSSYKIEEDGKLIFLNSIDINSKNPVFITVDKNNEFLVVATLQGGSLFSIKRNSDGSLGKIFDTFKFEGKNEDLNSFAHQCIFDNNKDFLFVPTQARAKGYERLNLIKYENGKFILSDYFDGRLYSEPRHVAIHKNNRYVYMSNEKGNDVTFLEFDSVNGKLKARQTLPTLPETFTANSDVAAILIDKNSEYVLVSNRFSDIITTYKIDKETGFLKVINYTDVLGKTPRFMTFKKDTNKLFCANEESDTIVEFELDDNGFLKHTGKIINSKSPVCIIFR
- a CDS encoding aconitate hydratase — encoded protein: MKMNLTQKIIYDHLDDEQKKIFLEKNGTVEEIDIKIDQTLTHDITAVMAYNAFEALELDRVRTEKSISYIDHNVLCTDHRTSDDHLFLKTIAQKYGIYYSTPGNGICHSVHIARFAIPGKTLLGADSHTASSGAVGMFAFGGGGVEVARAMAGLRIKLNMPKIVKVNLIGKLNGGVNAKDIALELLKKYSVKGGVGKVFEYTGEGLKYLEIPQRMTISNMGAEMGATTSIFPTDEITKEFFKAQNRLEDFSEFVADEGATYDDEITIDMSKIIPLVACPSQPDNIADANDKKFKDLKVSSVFIGSCTNASYGDIKKAAEILKGKKVSEDVELTIGVSTRAIFLQLLEEGTIAELVKSGARITEIACGACDGIGGAPVSKGITVRTSNRNFKGRSGTVDAEIYLVSPEVAAATAITGRLTVPSDIMTDIEKLNNILEPVKYIVDDSEIIKPLDLEEAKKIQIIRGDNIKPLPLNTKIPNKLNVKVSLKTKDNISTDDITPNDANFSAMRSNIPEISKYAFSRIYPDFVARAKEYGKSVIIGGENYGQGSSREHAAIAPMYLGVKAVIVKSIARIHKKNLINHGVVPMIFKNSEDYDKIEISDELSWNNMDEALEKGIITIKDDTKNFTFEALIELSEEEKGIIMAGGLLPFIKKTFKEA
- a CDS encoding LysR family transcriptional regulator, whose amino-acid sequence is MKDTDWIILNELYKEPNLTKVSEKLYYSQPSLTKIIQNIEEEFDTRILLRSSKGVKFTVEGEYLAKRAKEYLKFMEETKNKMKSFKYETRGILTLGSSYTYSKYFLPDILYNYSKENNVNFNIVTKQSEDLFRDIHNLDGAFIHGKYDGNIESILVDEEKAYILSKNKIKLEDLKNMPMISYSTNNKTKDILNNWWYQNFNSEPTNQIFSGYVDVAWQLVNRNLGYVCCFLSENFINDYGLCMTPMLDEKGAQLTRETYFIYSKTQDKSNIFDDFLEYLKTRVIKK